A genomic window from Agreia sp. COWG includes:
- the mutM gene encoding bifunctional DNA-formamidopyrimidine glycosylase/DNA-(apurinic or apyrimidinic site) lyase, protein MPELPEVEVVRAGLERAVSGATITAVEVFDQRSLKRHSPAAGAFVDLLEGRRMLSAVRRGKFLWFPLGSAARSDSRQALVTHLGMSGQVLLRTPGVEEDGLLRIRLHIENPAHGEFWVNFVDQRIFGSMAVDSLVDTPDGRAAGLGSDLAAVPSQVAHIARDPLDPAFDDAAFFAALARKNTGIKRALLDQSLVSGIGNIYADESLWAARIHYAQPASSLSKAKARLLLAEVRLVLDKALAEGGTSFDAQYVNVNGASGYFSHSLNAYGQQGKPCPRCGRPIVRESFMNRGSHFCPHCQRLR, encoded by the coding sequence GTGCCAGAACTCCCCGAGGTCGAGGTCGTTCGCGCGGGCCTCGAACGTGCCGTCTCCGGCGCGACGATCACCGCCGTCGAGGTCTTCGACCAGCGCTCGCTCAAGCGGCACAGCCCCGCGGCCGGCGCGTTCGTCGATCTGCTCGAGGGGCGCCGGATGCTCAGCGCGGTTCGCCGGGGAAAGTTCCTGTGGTTCCCGCTCGGCTCTGCTGCCAGAAGCGATTCGCGGCAGGCGCTCGTGACCCACCTCGGCATGAGCGGGCAGGTGTTGCTGCGCACGCCAGGCGTCGAGGAAGACGGGTTGCTGCGTATTCGGCTGCACATCGAGAACCCGGCACACGGCGAGTTCTGGGTGAACTTCGTCGACCAGCGCATCTTCGGCTCGATGGCCGTGGACTCGCTCGTCGACACCCCGGACGGCCGCGCCGCCGGCCTCGGCAGCGACCTCGCCGCCGTGCCGAGCCAGGTCGCTCACATCGCGAGGGATCCGCTCGACCCCGCCTTCGACGACGCCGCCTTCTTCGCGGCGCTCGCCAGAAAGAACACGGGCATCAAACGGGCGCTGCTCGACCAGAGCCTCGTCAGCGGAATCGGCAACATCTACGCCGACGAGTCGCTCTGGGCGGCGCGCATCCACTACGCGCAGCCAGCCTCGTCGCTGTCGAAGGCCAAGGCGAGGCTGCTTCTCGCCGAGGTGCGGCTCGTGCTCGACAAGGCCCTCGCCGAGGGCGGAACCAGCTTCGACGCGCAGTACGTGAACGTGAACGGCGCCTCGGGCTACTTCTCGCACAGCCTCAACGCTTACGGACAGCAGGGAAAGCCGTGCCCCCGCTGCGGCAGGCCCATCGTGCGCGAGAGTTTCATGAACCGCGGTTCGCACTTCTGCCCTCACTGCCAACGGTTGCGCTAG
- a CDS encoding DUF4407 domain-containing protein yields the protein MSDNDESTGPQLEPWFSEAPRPRKRAEAETVPVDTVFGGPDAVGTPIEQMTEVIPPYQGEPDDEGYDHDGLDHDGLEQIELAPIDAQPAAAAGAQKPPRAKLRRRVPRNALAILGGARADAVAAAPGDKQAYSAMALILMFTATVAALSMSFALGMVFHADWFWFIPIGIFWGAGIFAIDRALTIQLSNTKGAWKTIFAVVPRVLLAAVLGAVISTPVTLQIFAPEIGAQILVMEADARTSFADKLANDPVIATEADVRASIASNQAIIDKSDAIDPTTDPTYAAAKKAEDAALADLNAKTAAWQAEANGTGGTGEVGDGAVTQIAKQAVDAAQVIYTQAQKATQAALTTAQSALGSQLDQSKTAAQAALTKAQSDLATIEQRKADFQAQNDAAVSSSDGISNRLTALDRLSASSPSAGLAHVMVFLLFFAIELLPVIIKLLRNLGNKESVHDATAREHDSTEINRVRQEYALERDQALLEAQIATGRLATLRELAAHEEELALATGRERNVGLDARVRRKSREFFNEWDREETEQRRR from the coding sequence GTGAGCGACAACGACGAATCGACCGGCCCCCAGCTGGAGCCCTGGTTCAGCGAGGCACCCCGGCCGCGCAAGAGGGCAGAGGCCGAGACGGTTCCCGTCGACACGGTATTCGGCGGGCCGGATGCCGTGGGCACACCCATCGAGCAGATGACCGAGGTCATTCCCCCGTATCAGGGCGAGCCCGACGACGAGGGCTACGACCACGATGGCCTCGACCACGACGGACTAGAGCAGATCGAGCTCGCGCCGATCGATGCTCAGCCAGCGGCCGCGGCAGGCGCCCAGAAGCCGCCTCGCGCGAAGCTCCGGCGTCGCGTGCCGCGCAACGCCCTTGCCATCCTCGGTGGAGCCCGAGCAGACGCCGTCGCAGCCGCGCCGGGTGACAAGCAGGCGTACTCGGCGATGGCGCTCATCCTCATGTTCACGGCAACTGTTGCCGCTCTCAGCATGTCGTTCGCGCTCGGCATGGTGTTCCACGCCGACTGGTTCTGGTTCATTCCCATCGGCATCTTCTGGGGCGCTGGCATCTTCGCCATCGACCGCGCGCTCACGATTCAGCTGTCGAACACCAAGGGCGCGTGGAAGACCATCTTCGCCGTGGTACCCCGGGTGCTGCTCGCCGCCGTGCTCGGAGCGGTGATCTCGACGCCGGTCACGCTGCAGATCTTCGCGCCCGAGATCGGCGCCCAGATCCTGGTGATGGAGGCGGATGCCCGCACCTCCTTCGCCGACAAGCTCGCGAACGACCCGGTCATCGCCACCGAGGCCGACGTGCGCGCCTCGATCGCGAGCAACCAGGCCATCATCGACAAGAGCGACGCGATCGATCCGACCACGGACCCCACCTACGCGGCCGCGAAGAAGGCCGAAGACGCCGCCCTCGCCGATCTCAACGCCAAGACGGCAGCGTGGCAGGCCGAGGCGAACGGCACAGGAGGCACCGGCGAGGTGGGTGATGGAGCGGTGACCCAGATCGCCAAGCAGGCCGTCGATGCCGCCCAGGTCATCTACACCCAGGCGCAGAAGGCGACCCAGGCTGCGCTGACCACAGCCCAGTCCGCGCTCGGCTCGCAACTCGACCAGTCGAAGACGGCGGCGCAGGCTGCCCTCACGAAGGCCCAATCCGACCTCGCGACCATCGAGCAGCGCAAGGCCGACTTCCAGGCCCAGAACGATGCCGCGGTGTCATCGAGCGACGGCATCAGCAACAGGCTCACGGCCCTCGACAGGCTCAGCGCGTCGAGTCCGTCGGCGGGCCTCGCCCACGTGATGGTGTTCTTGCTGTTCTTCGCGATCGAGTTGCTGCCGGTCATCATCAAGCTGCTGCGCAACCTCGGAAACAAAGAGAGCGTGCACGACGCCACCGCGCGCGAGCACGACAGCACCGAGATCAACCGCGTGCGCCAGGAGTACGCGCTCGAACGCGATCAGGCGTTGCTCGAGGCGCAGATCGCCACGGGCAGGCTCGCCACGCTGCGCGAGCTGGCCGCGCACGAAGAGGAGCTCGCGCTCGCGACCGGGCGTGAACGCAATGTGGGCCTCGACGCCCGAGTGCGCCGCAAGAGCCGCGAGTTCTTCAACGAATGGGACCGAGAAGAGACGGAGCAGCGCCGGCGCTGA
- a CDS encoding YoaK family protein — protein sequence MLTRLRSNPANLHLSLMLALTFSTGIADAVGYLGLDKVFTANMTGNVVILGMAIAGADGLPVIGPLVALFAFMLGAAIGGRVLRPVKVGWTTHSTVLFTLVGVVMVGLTVALFVNDGPPPRPYEYIFTGFFAVVMGIQAATARHIGVKDVTTVVVTSTITGLAADSRLAGGRGQPWFRRAGAILLICAGAAVGALLLMFHIGLGVALSAFITLMVALIGHLAGRPHHAPAAPAETAAQTSA from the coding sequence GTGCTCACGAGACTTCGCAGCAATCCCGCCAACCTGCACCTGTCGCTGATGCTCGCGCTCACTTTCTCGACCGGAATCGCCGATGCGGTGGGCTATCTGGGGCTCGACAAGGTCTTCACGGCGAACATGACGGGCAATGTCGTGATCCTCGGAATGGCCATCGCGGGAGCGGACGGGCTGCCCGTGATCGGACCGCTCGTCGCCCTCTTCGCGTTCATGCTCGGCGCCGCCATCGGCGGACGAGTGCTGCGACCGGTGAAGGTGGGCTGGACCACGCACAGCACCGTGCTCTTCACCCTCGTCGGCGTGGTCATGGTGGGCCTCACCGTGGCCCTGTTCGTGAACGACGGGCCACCGCCCCGGCCCTACGAGTACATCTTCACCGGATTCTTCGCCGTGGTGATGGGCATCCAGGCCGCCACGGCCAGGCACATCGGGGTGAAAGACGTGACCACGGTCGTGGTCACCTCCACCATCACCGGCCTCGCCGCCGACTCCCGGCTGGCCGGCGGCCGCGGCCAGCCGTGGTTCCGGCGAGCCGGCGCCATCCTGCTGATCTGCGCGGGTGCCGCCGTGGGCGCGCTACTACTGATGTTCCACATCGGCCTTGGGGTGGCCCTCTCGGCGTTCATCACCCTGATGGTCGCGCTGATCGGTCACCTCGCCGGTCGTCCGCATCACGCTCCGGCGGCACCGGCGGAGACCGCCGCACAGACCTCCGCGTAG
- a CDS encoding acetamidase/formamidase family protein produces MPLDAPLQPGQGVIQAAHYLPASIGNVLWGRLPCSTDAAVLEIDSGDEVTIDTLSHEGVLEDQGRDPAGFFAGHGVARDGVLDDAVALAASGVRRDTRTDGPHVVTGPIRIRGARPGDLLRMTVLEATPRVPYGVISNRHGRGALPGEFPRVEGSVSVFAAVDVDADGTQVGTLPLLAGGERTVRFPLNPFLGIMGVAVAGDARPHSVPPGPHGGNIDINLLTVGSSLYLPVQVDGALAYVGDPHFAQGDGEVALTAMEASLRVTVRFEVVEQADALARFGRLVGPLAETTEFLVPTGMNEDLDEAVRDCVRAAISLLEARYGMQPELAYAYLSAATDFNISQVVDLVKGVHARIRVSDFGGRNA; encoded by the coding sequence ATGCCCCTCGATGCTCCGCTCCAGCCCGGCCAGGGTGTCATCCAGGCCGCCCACTATCTGCCGGCGTCGATCGGCAACGTGCTGTGGGGGAGGCTGCCCTGTTCCACCGATGCCGCCGTGCTCGAGATCGACTCCGGCGACGAGGTGACCATCGACACCCTGAGCCACGAGGGCGTGCTCGAAGACCAGGGTCGCGATCCCGCTGGTTTCTTCGCGGGCCACGGTGTCGCACGCGACGGGGTTCTCGACGACGCCGTCGCGCTCGCGGCATCGGGAGTGAGGCGCGATACGCGCACCGACGGGCCGCACGTCGTCACCGGGCCCATCCGCATCCGGGGCGCCAGGCCGGGCGATCTGCTCAGGATGACCGTGCTCGAGGCGACCCCGCGGGTTCCCTACGGCGTGATCTCGAACAGGCATGGGCGAGGGGCGCTGCCGGGGGAGTTTCCGCGGGTCGAGGGCTCGGTGAGCGTCTTCGCCGCCGTCGACGTCGACGCCGATGGAACGCAGGTGGGAACGCTGCCGTTACTCGCCGGAGGTGAGAGAACGGTGCGGTTCCCGCTGAATCCGTTCCTCGGCATCATGGGGGTCGCCGTCGCGGGCGATGCCCGGCCGCACTCCGTTCCGCCTGGTCCGCACGGCGGCAACATCGACATCAACCTGCTCACCGTCGGCAGTTCCCTCTACCTGCCCGTGCAGGTCGACGGCGCGCTCGCGTACGTCGGCGACCCGCACTTCGCCCAGGGCGACGGAGAGGTGGCGCTCACCGCGATGGAGGCCTCGCTGCGCGTGACCGTGCGCTTCGAGGTCGTCGAGCAGGCCGACGCGCTGGCGAGATTCGGCCGCCTCGTCGGGCCTCTGGCGGAGACGACCGAGTTTCTCGTGCCGACAGGCATGAACGAAGACCTCGACGAGGCCGTGCGCGACTGCGTGCGGGCGGCGATCTCGCTGCTCGAGGCGCGCTACGGCATGCAGCCGGAGCTGGCCTACGCCTACCTCAGCGCGGCCACCGATTTCAACATCTCGCAGGTCGTCGACCTCGTGAAGGGCGTGCACGCACGCATCCGCGTTTCCGATTTTGGAGGAAGAAATGCCTGA
- a CDS encoding AtzH-like domain-containing protein, which translates to MPDTTASAPLAPTTIVGELPAGLLEAFWGYERALVENDIAALDAAFAPGDTTMRGDAGGLLVGHDRISAFRGARGGAPVRRIVSVHVRVLSGEYALIVSENEPASGGRGLVTQLWARHADAARWVVESAQVAGAPAAMNTSIWRVLGAPLVAGSAEAGSLTGESIAVKDLFDVEGFAVGGGVPQYLSESQPAGQSAPAVAALLSAGASVRGIAQTDEFAYSIAGKNAHYGTPPNVRVPGAIPGGSSSGPASAVALGHASIGLGTDTAGSIRVPASYQGLWGLRSTHGAVDSGGLLPLAPSFDAIGWITRSADVLHRAAAASLDAEAQHAVEPQFVMSTQLLFAADQGVQAAVVEAVGRLEATGVIGQTGFVDLGDTSGFFGAFRTVQAAEAWRRHGEWIAAHPGVLGDDIAARFDDASRITGEAEDEARAVLAAARTQLDEALKGRILLLPSTSSTAPSVGASGAAIDATRTATLGLTCFAGIGGYPALSVPLLEVDGAPAGLCLVGPRHTDLALVDLAKGFIS; encoded by the coding sequence ATGCCTGACACCACCGCGTCTGCCCCCCTCGCCCCGACGACGATCGTGGGGGAGCTGCCCGCGGGGCTGCTCGAGGCCTTCTGGGGGTACGAGCGCGCCCTTGTCGAGAACGACATCGCTGCGCTCGACGCGGCCTTCGCCCCGGGTGACACGACCATGCGCGGCGACGCCGGCGGCCTGCTGGTGGGCCACGATCGCATCAGCGCCTTCCGCGGTGCGCGCGGCGGAGCTCCTGTTCGACGCATCGTGAGCGTGCACGTGCGGGTGCTCTCTGGCGAGTACGCCCTCATCGTCAGCGAGAACGAACCGGCCTCGGGCGGCCGCGGCCTCGTCACGCAGCTCTGGGCCCGACACGCGGATGCGGCCCGCTGGGTCGTCGAATCGGCCCAGGTGGCCGGCGCCCCGGCCGCCATGAACACCTCGATCTGGCGCGTGCTGGGCGCACCGCTCGTTGCGGGGTCGGCCGAGGCCGGATCCCTGACGGGCGAGAGCATCGCGGTGAAGGACCTCTTCGATGTCGAGGGCTTCGCCGTGGGCGGCGGCGTGCCGCAGTATCTCTCCGAGTCTCAGCCCGCAGGGCAGAGCGCCCCCGCCGTGGCGGCGCTGCTCTCGGCCGGCGCGTCCGTGCGTGGCATCGCCCAGACAGACGAGTTCGCCTATTCGATCGCGGGCAAGAACGCGCACTACGGAACGCCGCCGAACGTGCGGGTGCCGGGCGCTATCCCGGGCGGATCGTCGAGCGGTCCCGCATCCGCCGTCGCGCTCGGTCACGCCAGCATCGGCCTCGGCACAGACACGGCGGGTTCCATCCGCGTACCCGCGTCGTACCAGGGGCTGTGGGGTCTTCGCAGCACGCACGGCGCCGTCGACTCCGGCGGGCTCCTGCCGTTGGCTCCGTCGTTCGACGCCATCGGGTGGATCACGCGATCGGCCGATGTGCTTCACCGGGCGGCGGCCGCGTCGCTCGATGCCGAGGCGCAGCATGCGGTCGAGCCGCAGTTCGTCATGTCGACGCAGCTGCTCTTCGCTGCCGATCAGGGTGTGCAGGCAGCCGTCGTCGAGGCCGTCGGCCGGCTCGAGGCAACCGGTGTGATCGGCCAGACCGGGTTCGTCGATCTCGGCGACACCTCCGGCTTCTTCGGTGCCTTCCGCACCGTGCAGGCGGCCGAGGCCTGGCGCCGGCACGGAGAGTGGATCGCGGCGCACCCCGGGGTGCTCGGCGACGACATCGCCGCGCGCTTCGACGATGCATCGCGCATCACCGGCGAGGCGGAAGACGAGGCGCGCGCGGTGCTCGCGGCCGCTCGCACGCAGCTCGACGAGGCGCTGAAGGGGCGCATCCTGCTGCTGCCTTCGACCTCGTCGACGGCCCCGTCGGTCGGAGCCTCGGGCGCCGCGATCGACGCGACGCGCACCGCAACCCTGGGCCTGACCTGCTTTGCGGGGATCGGCGGCTACCCCGCACTCTCGGTTCCGCTGCTTGAGGTCGACGGGGCGCCGGCCGGCCTATGCCTGGTCGGCCCGCGGCACACCGACCTCGCCCTCGTCGACCTCGCGAAGGGCTTCATTTCGTAA
- a CDS encoding alanine--glyoxylate aminotransferase family protein produces the protein MGPGPINADPRVLRAMSAQLLGQYDPAMTSYMNETMELYRSVFRTTNEQTLLVDGTSRAGIEAALVSLIEPGDRVLVPIFGRFGHLLREIAERCGAEVYVIEVAWGQVFSPEAIEAAIKRVQPKLLAVVHGDTSTTMAQPLDELGAICAAHGVLFYTDVTASLAGNAFEADAWGLDAVTAGLQKCLAGPSGSAPATFSAKAVEVITARKSIEAGIREAGDAVTAHPIRSNYFDLAMIFDYWGPKRLNHHTEATTMLFGARECARILVEEGMDQAIERHRLHGAAMLAGVQGLGLAVFGDVAHKMNNVVAVYIPDGVNGDAVRAELLTDFGIEIGTSFGPLHGKVWRIGTMGYNARKDTVLTTLAALEAVLRRAGASVTAGGGVTAAYDVYADEERAEHERAAAVRP, from the coding sequence ATGGGGCCTGGCCCCATCAACGCCGATCCTCGTGTGCTGCGGGCCATGTCGGCGCAACTCCTCGGCCAGTACGACCCGGCCATGACGTCGTACATGAACGAGACGATGGAGCTCTACCGCAGCGTCTTCCGCACGACGAACGAGCAGACGCTTCTCGTCGACGGCACGTCACGGGCCGGAATCGAGGCCGCGCTGGTGTCGCTCATCGAGCCCGGTGATCGGGTGCTGGTGCCCATCTTCGGCCGCTTCGGTCATCTGCTGCGCGAGATCGCCGAGCGCTGCGGCGCCGAGGTGTACGTGATCGAGGTGGCGTGGGGCCAGGTGTTCTCACCCGAGGCCATCGAGGCGGCCATCAAGAGGGTTCAGCCGAAGCTGTTGGCCGTCGTTCATGGCGACACCTCGACCACCATGGCCCAGCCCCTCGACGAGCTGGGCGCGATCTGCGCAGCGCACGGAGTGCTGTTCTACACCGACGTCACCGCGTCCCTCGCCGGCAACGCGTTCGAGGCGGATGCCTGGGGCCTCGATGCGGTCACCGCCGGCCTGCAGAAGTGCCTGGCCGGGCCATCCGGATCGGCACCCGCGACGTTCTCTGCGAAGGCCGTGGAGGTCATCACTGCCAGAAAGAGCATCGAGGCCGGTATCCGCGAGGCGGGAGATGCCGTGACGGCGCACCCGATCCGCTCGAACTACTTCGACCTCGCGATGATCTTCGACTACTGGGGACCGAAGCGGCTCAACCACCACACCGAGGCCACCACGATGCTGTTCGGCGCCCGCGAGTGCGCGCGCATCCTCGTCGAGGAGGGGATGGACCAGGCGATCGAGCGGCACCGGCTGCACGGTGCGGCGATGCTGGCCGGCGTGCAGGGCCTCGGCCTCGCGGTGTTCGGCGACGTGGCCCACAAGATGAACAACGTCGTGGCCGTGTACATCCCCGACGGGGTGAACGGTGACGCGGTGCGCGCCGAGCTTCTCACGGACTTCGGCATCGAGATCGGCACCTCCTTCGGGCCACTGCACGGCAAGGTCTGGCGCATCGGCACCATGGGCTACAACGCCCGAAAAGACACGGTTCTCACCACGCTCGCGGCGCTCGAGGCCGTTCTGCGCCGGGCCGGCGCATCCGTGACAGCCGGGGGAGGAGTCACGGCCGCCTACGACGTGTATGCCGACGAAGAACGTGCCGAGCACGAACGTGCCGCGGCGGTGCGGCCGTGA
- a CDS encoding allantoate amidohydrolase: protein MTAPDTTTAAALLERCDELAGYSSMDDGLIERVYLSPQHAAVNELAGRWMTEAGMTTWQDAAGNQCGRLEGAVPGLPALLLGSHLDTVPSAGRYDGILGVLSAIAVVDRIRASGRALPFALEVVAFGDEEGTRFGRALLGSRALAGTWLDEWWQLEDADGVSLRDAYVNFGLDPDAVGEAARTADDFVGYLETHIEQGPYLEDENKALGVVSSIAGARRFLLTITGQAGHSGTPYERRRDALAGAAEAITSIERIARSAQLIATVGHLEVFPDAVNVIPGKVEFSLDLRGEYDTERDKAWLTIEETLLEICQRRRLRLESVQTHSAKAAVCARGLRDAIADGIRSTGDQRPMSLFSRAGHDAMAIAEIADIGMIFVRCKGGVSHNPDEFVTEADVARALDAFEATVLHLADTHASAPE from the coding sequence GTGACCGCCCCGGACACCACCACGGCCGCCGCTCTGCTCGAGCGCTGCGACGAGCTCGCCGGCTACTCCTCGATGGACGACGGCCTGATCGAGCGGGTCTACCTGTCACCCCAGCATGCGGCGGTCAACGAGCTTGCCGGTCGGTGGATGACCGAGGCCGGCATGACAACCTGGCAGGATGCCGCCGGCAACCAGTGCGGCCGGCTCGAGGGGGCGGTGCCCGGCCTTCCGGCGCTGCTGCTGGGCTCGCACCTCGACACCGTGCCGTCGGCCGGTCGATACGACGGCATCCTCGGCGTGTTGAGCGCCATCGCCGTCGTCGATCGCATCCGTGCCTCTGGCCGCGCCCTGCCGTTCGCGCTCGAGGTCGTCGCGTTCGGCGACGAGGAGGGCACCCGTTTCGGCCGCGCGCTGCTCGGCAGCCGCGCCCTGGCCGGAACCTGGCTCGACGAGTGGTGGCAGCTCGAAGATGCAGACGGCGTCTCGCTGCGCGACGCCTACGTGAACTTCGGTCTCGATCCGGATGCCGTGGGCGAGGCCGCGCGCACCGCGGACGACTTCGTGGGCTACCTCGAGACCCACATCGAGCAGGGCCCCTACCTCGAAGACGAGAACAAGGCCCTCGGCGTCGTCTCGTCGATCGCGGGGGCGCGGCGCTTTCTGCTCACGATCACGGGGCAGGCCGGGCACTCGGGAACGCCCTACGAACGCCGTCGCGACGCGCTCGCGGGGGCGGCCGAGGCGATCACGAGCATCGAGCGCATCGCCCGTTCCGCGCAGCTCATCGCCACCGTCGGCCACCTGGAGGTGTTTCCCGACGCGGTGAACGTGATTCCGGGCAAGGTCGAATTCAGCCTCGACCTGCGCGGGGAGTACGACACCGAGCGAGACAAGGCGTGGCTCACGATCGAGGAGACCCTCCTCGAGATCTGCCAGCGGCGCCGCCTTCGGCTCGAGAGCGTGCAGACCCACTCGGCCAAGGCCGCCGTCTGCGCTCGCGGGCTGCGAGATGCCATCGCCGACGGCATCCGGTCGACCGGCGACCAACGGCCCATGTCGCTGTTCTCGCGAGCCGGCCATGACGCGATGGCGATCGCCGAGATCGCCGACATCGGCATGATCTTCGTGCGGTGCAAGGGCGGCGTCAGCCACAATCCCGACGAGTTCGTGACCGAGGCCGACGTGGCGAGGGCGCTCGACGCGTTCGAGGCGACCGTTCTGCACCTCGCCGACACGCACGCGTCGGCGCCCGAGTGA
- a CDS encoding MurR/RpiR family transcriptional regulator, translated as MSIVSPTIGQRIDGQYGALSRQEQRAADFILDHLGDLAVYNASELARLSGVSKATVSRLFKRLGFTDSAEVREHARSLRSIGVPVGGVGAAAGTPSAMAAHAAQEHENLRAMLETAGDGRLDAAARLVANADDVVVVGLRNSYPLALHLRQQLAQARDRVRLAPNPGQSLGEELASLGTKDVVVLIGFRRRPSGFGLIVKALTEQGVPVVLISDASARRHVDEVAHWLECPVDSVSAFDSYAAAMSLANLLASGVLGVDVRDGRTRIASITSSYEALGELESPTI; from the coding sequence ATGAGCATCGTCTCGCCCACGATCGGGCAGCGCATCGACGGGCAGTACGGCGCACTGTCGAGGCAGGAGCAGAGGGCGGCCGACTTCATCCTCGACCACCTGGGCGATCTGGCGGTGTACAACGCATCCGAACTCGCACGGCTCAGCGGGGTGTCGAAGGCCACGGTGTCGAGGCTCTTCAAACGCCTCGGCTTCACGGACTCGGCCGAGGTCAGGGAACACGCGCGCAGCCTGCGCAGCATCGGCGTTCCCGTCGGCGGGGTCGGCGCCGCCGCCGGCACCCCGTCGGCGATGGCCGCCCACGCAGCGCAGGAGCACGAGAACCTGCGGGCGATGCTCGAGACGGCCGGGGACGGCCGATTGGATGCCGCAGCGCGGCTGGTGGCGAACGCCGACGACGTCGTCGTGGTCGGCCTGCGCAACAGTTACCCGCTGGCGTTGCACCTCAGGCAACAGCTCGCGCAGGCGCGCGACCGGGTGAGGCTGGCGCCGAACCCGGGCCAGTCGCTCGGCGAAGAGCTGGCCTCGCTCGGGACGAAAGACGTTGTCGTGCTGATCGGCTTCCGCCGCAGGCCCTCGGGGTTCGGCCTCATCGTGAAGGCCCTGACCGAGCAGGGCGTGCCCGTCGTGCTGATCTCCGATGCGTCGGCCCGGCGTCATGTCGACGAGGTGGCGCACTGGCTGGAGTGCCCCGTCGACAGTGTCTCCGCCTTCGACAGCTACGCCGCCGCGATGAGCCTCGCGAACCTCCTCGCCAGCGGAGTGCTCGGCGTCGACGTGCGAGACGGTCGTACGCGCATCGCGTCGATCACCAGCTCCTACGAGGCCCTCGGCGAGCTGGAGTCGCCGACGATCTGA
- a CDS encoding alpha/beta hydrolase, whose amino-acid sequence MTAGFVGADVAQLRDLATTMTGAGSSLTNIENSLTALVTNAQWAGTDASAFVAEWQNTHRAKLRSVSSILLGVATDLRRNASEQESASQSDGGAAGAASGGAAGTAAEQSPEATLDAFAEDDKRDPAAVAEWWNSLDASEKAALIASNPELVGVMDGIDYTSRSAANTETLNDLIADARARGDDTSLEYLRAVKDAMKGGTHPVKQLVSVEAGPPPLAAISVGNLDEAKNASFLIPGMGSNSPSTPGDLTASAGDLWMEQRNIAQQNGLSKDIAVVAWMGYDSPEMPVGGSSLDTSVFKGDLAKSGGAKLGDALMGYDAVRDASGTDSHVSVDAHSYGSTTAADTLASLPGGVVDSFVAIGSAGIEKSIGGASGLHVPDGSVYAIQGVESLPAAEVGRVGSGRDDPSEASWGAVRLNSAFEWNGGSPTSGSNLHDLRTTNDFFRGYLNPGTTSLNNVALVNMGLGDDASRY is encoded by the coding sequence ATGACCGCTGGTTTTGTCGGCGCAGACGTGGCTCAGCTGAGAGATCTCGCCACCACGATGACGGGTGCGGGTTCGTCGTTGACGAACATCGAGAACAGCCTGACAGCCCTCGTCACCAACGCGCAGTGGGCGGGCACCGACGCTTCGGCGTTCGTCGCCGAGTGGCAGAACACGCACCGGGCGAAACTCCGATCCGTCTCGAGCATCCTGCTCGGTGTGGCCACTGATCTCCGACGAAACGCGTCGGAGCAGGAGTCGGCCAGCCAATCTGACGGTGGCGCGGCGGGTGCCGCATCCGGTGGCGCAGCAGGAACCGCCGCAGAGCAGAGCCCCGAGGCGACCCTGGACGCTTTCGCCGAAGACGACAAACGCGATCCGGCCGCCGTGGCCGAGTGGTGGAACAGCTTGGATGCGTCGGAGAAAGCGGCGCTCATCGCATCGAACCCCGAACTCGTGGGCGTGATGGACGGAATCGACTACACCAGTCGTTCTGCGGCGAACACAGAGACGCTGAACGATCTGATAGCGGATGCCCGAGCCCGCGGCGACGATACGTCGCTCGAGTACCTGCGTGCGGTGAAGGACGCCATGAAGGGCGGCACTCATCCCGTCAAGCAGCTCGTCAGCGTCGAGGCCGGCCCGCCACCGCTCGCCGCGATCTCGGTGGGCAACCTCGACGAGGCCAAGAACGCCTCCTTCCTCATTCCTGGAATGGGAAGCAACAGTCCCTCGACCCCGGGCGATCTGACGGCCTCCGCGGGTGACCTGTGGATGGAGCAGCGCAATATCGCCCAGCAGAACGGGTTGTCGAAAGACATCGCCGTCGTGGCCTGGATGGGGTACGACTCTCCGGAGATGCCTGTCGGTGGCAGCAGCCTCGACACCTCGGTGTTCAAGGGTGATCTGGCCAAATCAGGCGGGGCGAAGCTCGGCGACGCCCTGATGGGATACGACGCGGTACGCGACGCGAGCGGAACCGACAGCCATGTGTCGGTGGACGCTCACTCGTACGGTTCCACCACAGCCGCGGACACGCTCGCCTCCCTGCCGGGCGGTGTCGTCGACTCGTTCGTCGCCATCGGCTCGGCCGGTATCGAGAAGTCCATAGGGGGAGCGTCCGGACTCCACGTTCCCGACGGGAGCGTCTACGCGATCCAGGGCGTGGAATCTCTGCCCGCGGCCGAGGTCGGTCGCGTGGGCAGCGGACGCGACGATCCGTCGGAGGCCTCGTGGGGAGCCGTGCGGCTCAACTCGGCGTTCGAGTGGAACGGCGGCAGTCCGACGAGCGGCTCCAATCTCCACGATCTACGCACGACCAACGACTTCTTCCGCGGGTATCTCAACCCGGGGACCACCTCTCTCAACAACGTCGCACTGGTGAACATGGGCCTGGGTGATGACGCTTCACGCTATTAG